The Synechococcales cyanobacterium T60_A2020_003 genome has a window encoding:
- a CDS encoding IS5/IS1182 family transposase, which produces YHRRSIAETTMFRFKTIFGGNLSARQFDNQAVELFIKCVALNRMIQIAKPDSYKVEG; this is translated from the coding sequence GCTATCATCGTCGTTCGATTGCTGAAACTACCATGTTCCGCTTTAAGACTATTTTTGGGGGCAATCTCAGTGCACGTCAATTTGACAATCAAGCCGTGGAATTGTTCATCAAATGTGTTGCGCTCAACCGCATGATTCAGATCGCTAAACCCGATAGCTACAAGGTTGAAGGTTAA